One part of the Cellvibrionales bacterium genome encodes these proteins:
- a CDS encoding inositol monophosphatase: MQPMLNIALRAARQAGEHIVRASDRLDLIPVSEKGTNDYVTEVDRAAEDIIIRLLQKTYPDHGFLAEESGSTNPDADYIWIIDPLDGTTNFVRGIPHYAVSIACQYQGKIEHAVVYNPVTREEFTASRGRGAQLNGRRIRVTSRTTLDGALLGTGIPFRSHQSEKLPAYVKVLETLAPQTAGIRRAGSAALDLAYIAAGRFDAFWEMGLKPWDIAAGILLIQEAGGLISDFQGGNQYMENGNIVCGNPKCFKHVLQVINQHLA, from the coding sequence ATGCAGCCCATGCTGAATATTGCCTTGCGTGCTGCGCGCCAGGCTGGTGAACACATCGTACGCGCCTCAGATCGTCTTGACCTGATTCCTGTTTCTGAAAAAGGCACAAACGATTATGTAACGGAAGTGGATCGCGCTGCCGAAGACATCATCATTCGCCTGCTGCAAAAAACCTATCCCGATCACGGCTTTCTCGCTGAAGAAAGTGGTAGCACGAATCCCGATGCCGATTACATTTGGATCATTGACCCTCTGGATGGCACTACCAATTTTGTGCGCGGCATTCCGCACTACGCGGTTTCCATTGCCTGCCAATACCAAGGAAAAATTGAACACGCCGTGGTGTACAACCCCGTGACGCGCGAAGAATTCACTGCTAGTCGCGGGCGCGGCGCGCAATTGAATGGGCGCAGAATTCGCGTTACTTCACGCACCACGCTCGACGGCGCACTGCTCGGCACCGGCATCCCTTTTCGCAGCCATCAAAGCGAAAAACTGCCCGCCTATGTCAAAGTATTGGAAACACTAGCACCGCAAACCGCCGGCATACGCCGCGCCGGCTCTGCTGCACTGGACTTAGCCTATATCGCCGCCGGTCGTTTCGATGCGTTTTGGGAGATGGGTTTAAAACCGTGGGATATTGCAGCGGGCATTTTATTGATTCAAGAAGCAGGCGGTTTGATCAGCGATTTTCAGGGCGGCAATCAATATATGGAAAACGGCAATATCGTTTGCGGCAACCCTAAATGCTTCAAGCATGTGTTGCAAGTGATCAACCAGCATCTTGCTTAA
- the folD gene encoding bifunctional methylenetetrahydrofolate dehydrogenase/methenyltetrahydrofolate cyclohydrolase FolD, whose translation MAVGSKSAVVLDGAKVAQETEAHIRERVEKLKALSGITPILATILVGDDPSSATYVRMKGNACRRVGMDSMAIEMPQSTTTEQLLAKIHELNANPAVHGVLLQHPVPAQIDERACFDAIALDKDVDGVTCLGFGRMAMGELAYGSATPAGVMRLLAAYNIPLAGKHAVVLGRSPILGKPMAAMLLNADCTVTICHSRTQGLQALVGQADIVVAAVGRPAFIPGEWIKDGAVVVDAGYHEGGLGDVELTSVIDRASAYTPVPGGVGPMTINTLILQTLQAGECKLGAKAL comes from the coding sequence ATGGCAGTGGGCTCGAAATCGGCAGTGGTGTTGGATGGCGCGAAAGTAGCGCAGGAAACGGAAGCGCATATCCGTGAGCGCGTAGAAAAGCTCAAAGCGCTGTCTGGTATCACGCCCATTTTGGCAACTATCCTCGTCGGCGATGATCCATCCTCGGCCACTTATGTGCGCATGAAGGGCAATGCCTGTCGCCGCGTCGGTATGGATTCCATGGCCATTGAAATGCCGCAGTCCACGACGACTGAACAGCTGCTGGCTAAAATTCACGAGTTGAATGCCAATCCCGCCGTGCACGGGGTTTTGCTACAGCATCCTGTGCCAGCACAAATTGACGAAAGAGCGTGTTTTGACGCAATTGCCCTTGATAAAGATGTCGATGGAGTGACTTGCCTAGGCTTCGGCCGTATGGCGATGGGTGAGCTTGCGTATGGCTCTGCCACGCCGGCGGGTGTGATGCGCTTGCTGGCGGCATATAACATTCCTTTGGCAGGCAAACATGCAGTGGTGCTCGGGCGCAGCCCAATTTTAGGTAAACCCATGGCGGCGATGTTGCTCAATGCCGATTGCACGGTAACGATCTGTCATTCACGCACGCAAGGCTTGCAGGCTTTGGTGGGGCAAGCAGATATTGTGGTGGCGGCTGTGGGTCGCCCTGCCTTTATTCCTGGAGAGTGGATTAAAGATGGTGCTGTGGTGGTGGATGCTGGTTACCACGAAGGTGGTCTGGGCGATGTTGAGTTGACTTCAGTAATTGATCGCGCCAGTGCCTATACGCCTGTGCCGGGCGGCGTGGGCCCTATGACGATCAATACCCTAATTCTGCAAACGCTCCAAGCGGGCGAGTGTAAGTTGGGCGCAAAAGCACTGTGA
- a CDS encoding acyltransferase, with protein MTFTLLQRCQLLVHDWIYGNRIRVKSSNSIDIAFAERLRMKKVDILIKGSNNSLSIGRGSMVAKCKIRIDGSNQRVEIGEDCLYHAGKIYLRYNSNQRIKIGDKTTIEDAYLLTDEDASITIGRDCMFSKFVHLRAGDGHSVLDVATGKRINRARDITLGDRVWVGRAACILKGANIPESSIVGAHAVVTRQFDQPGSAIAGNPAVVVRSGLDWDRRML; from the coding sequence GTGACTTTTACCCTGCTACAGCGCTGCCAGTTGCTTGTGCATGACTGGATTTACGGCAATCGCATACGCGTCAAGTCGAGCAACAGCATCGACATTGCATTTGCAGAAAGACTGCGCATGAAGAAGGTCGATATTCTGATCAAAGGGAGTAATAACAGCCTCTCGATTGGCCGCGGTAGCATGGTGGCCAAATGCAAGATCCGCATTGATGGCAGTAATCAGAGGGTCGAAATTGGTGAGGATTGTCTCTACCATGCCGGCAAAATCTATCTGCGTTATAACAGCAATCAGCGCATCAAAATTGGTGATAAAACGACGATCGAAGATGCTTATTTGCTGACAGATGAAGATGCTAGCATCACCATTGGTCGTGATTGCATGTTTTCCAAGTTTGTCCATTTGCGGGCTGGCGATGGGCATTCCGTGCTAGATGTAGCTACGGGTAAGCGCATCAATCGCGCCAGAGACATCACCCTTGGAGATCGTGTTTGGGTTGGCCGAGCAGCCTGTATTCTCAAGGGCGCCAATATTCCTGAGAGCAGTATTGTCGGTGCGCATGCCGTGGTTACTAGGCAATTTGACCAGCCGGGGTCTGCAATTGCAGGAAATCCAGCGGTAGTGGTGAGATCTGGCTTGGATTGGGATAGGCGAATGCTGTAG
- the rpsJ gene encoding 30S ribosomal protein S10, whose protein sequence is MQNQRIRIRLKAFDHRLIDTSTQEIVETAKRTGAQVRGPIPLPTRKERFTVLISPHANKDARDQYEIRTHKRMLDIVEPTDKTVDALMKLDLAAGVEVQISLG, encoded by the coding sequence ATGCAGAACCAAAGAATTCGAATTCGCTTGAAGGCATTTGATCATCGTTTGATCGATACTTCGACGCAAGAAATTGTAGAAACGGCTAAAAGAACTGGTGCTCAAGTGAGGGGGCCAATCCCTTTGCCAACTCGTAAAGAGCGCTTCACGGTGTTGATTTCTCCGCATGCCAACAAAGATGCGCGAGATCAGTACGAAATTCGCACGCATAAAAGAATGCTCGATATTGTTGAGCCAACCGATAAAACGGTCGATGCGCTGATGAAGCTGGATTTGGCGGCAGGTGTAGAAGTTCAAATCAGCCTCGGCTGA
- the rplC gene encoding 50S ribosomal protein L3, whose translation MVSGLVGRKCGMTRVFTEDGISIPVTVIEIEPNRVTQIKSLDRDGYAAVQVTVGTRRQSRVTKAAAGHFAKAGVGAGRGLWELASDGADVPAVGSELTVSTFSDGQLVDVTGQSRGKGFQGVIKRWNFSAQDATHGNSLSHRAPGSIGQNQSPGRVFKGKKMAGHMGDEQVTVQNLQVVRVDVERNLLLVRGAVPGAPGGDLIVRPAVKAS comes from the coding sequence ATGGTTAGTGGTCTAGTCGGTCGCAAGTGCGGCATGACGCGTGTATTTACAGAAGACGGCATCTCGATTCCTGTAACGGTCATCGAGATTGAGCCGAATCGCGTTACTCAAATCAAATCTCTTGATCGTGATGGTTACGCTGCGGTGCAGGTAACTGTCGGCACGCGTCGTCAATCGCGTGTGACTAAAGCGGCTGCCGGCCATTTTGCGAAAGCCGGCGTTGGTGCTGGTCGTGGATTGTGGGAATTGGCAAGCGATGGTGCTGATGTGCCTGCTGTTGGATCTGAATTGACGGTTTCTACTTTTTCTGATGGTCAGCTGGTTGATGTGACTGGCCAATCTCGCGGTAAAGGTTTTCAGGGTGTTATCAAGCGTTGGAATTTTAGTGCGCAAGATGCAACCCACGGTAACTCCTTGTCTCACCGCGCGCCAGGCTCGATTGGTCAGAACCAATCTCCAGGTCGTGTATTTAAAGGTAAAAAAATGGCAGGCCATATGGGTGACGAGCAGGTCACAGTGCAGAACTTGCAAGTGGTTCGCGTGGATGTGGAGCGCAATCTGTTATTGGTTCGCGGTGCGGTGCCTGGTGCGCCGGGTGGTGATCTGATTGTTCGTCCTGCGGTCAAGGCTTCCTAA
- the rplD gene encoding 50S ribosomal protein L4 gives MELNIATLEGGSAGKVQVSDTAFGRAYNEDLVHQAVTAYLSGGRQGSRAQKNRSEVSGGGKKPWKQKGSGRARAGSTRSPIWRTGGVTFAARPQDHSQKLNRKMYRAALQSILSELARQDRLVVVEKIELDQPKTKLLQQKLDALKLSNVLIVSDDVSENLYLSARNLPNVDVRDVNAADPVSLVRFDKVLITVPAVKKFDEVLA, from the coding sequence GTGGAATTGAATATAGCAACACTCGAAGGTGGTAGCGCCGGCAAGGTTCAGGTTTCTGACACTGCTTTTGGGCGCGCATACAACGAGGATTTGGTTCATCAGGCAGTTACTGCGTATTTGTCTGGTGGTCGTCAAGGTTCGCGCGCGCAAAAAAATCGCTCAGAAGTGAGTGGCGGCGGAAAAAAACCTTGGAAACAAAAGGGTTCTGGTCGTGCGCGTGCTGGTAGCACTCGCAGTCCAATTTGGCGCACAGGTGGTGTGACTTTCGCTGCGCGACCACAAGATCACAGTCAAAAACTGAACCGCAAAATGTATCGTGCGGCGTTGCAGAGTATTTTGTCTGAGTTGGCGCGTCAGGATCGTTTGGTGGTGGTTGAAAAGATTGAGTTGGATCAACCAAAAACAAAATTGCTACAACAGAAACTTGATGCGCTGAAACTCAGCAATGTTTTGATTGTTTCTGATGATGTTAGTGAGAACTTGTACTTGTCAGCCCGCAATTTACCTAATGTGGATGTGCGCGATGTGAATGCGGCGGATCCTGTGAGCTTGGTGCGTTTTGATAAGGTGTTGATCACTGTCCCCGCCGTGAAGAAGTTTGATGAGGTGTTGGCATGA
- the rplW gene encoding 50S ribosomal protein L23 has product MNQERIYKVLVGPQISEKSTMVSGDSNQVVFKVALDANKLEIKHAIEKLFNVKVAAVRVLRMKGKVKRNRFGDVRRSDWKKAYIRLEQGHDIDFASM; this is encoded by the coding sequence ATGAATCAGGAGCGTATTTATAAAGTTCTTGTTGGGCCGCAGATTTCTGAGAAATCCACCATGGTGTCTGGTGACAGCAATCAGGTGGTTTTTAAAGTTGCTCTCGATGCAAACAAGCTGGAAATTAAGCATGCAATAGAGAAGCTGTTTAATGTGAAGGTTGCAGCGGTGCGTGTGTTGCGCATGAAGGGTAAAGTTAAGCGCAATCGCTTTGGTGATGTTCGTCGCAGTGATTGGAAAAAAGCCTATATCCGCTTGGAGCAGGGTCATGATATTGACTTTGCCAGCATGTAA
- the rplB gene encoding 50S ribosomal protein L2, with protein MPIVKRKPTSPGRRFVVSVVNPDLHKGAPHAALVEKKSKRGGRNNNGRITVRHQGGGHKQHYRIVDFKRNKDGIVASVERLEYDPNRSANIALVCYADGERRYIVAPKGLKVGDKVQSGSASPIAVGNSLPLRNIPIGSNVHCIEMKPGKGAQVARSAGASAQLVAREGAYATLRLRSGEMRKILADCKATLGEVSNSEHNLRSLGKAGASRWRGVRPTVRGVVMNPVDHPHGGGEGRTSGGRHPVSPWGTPTKGYKTRKNKRTDDLIVRRRNKK; from the coding sequence ATGCCAATAGTAAAAAGAAAGCCTACCTCGCCTGGTCGTCGTTTCGTAGTCAGTGTTGTTAATCCTGATTTACACAAAGGTGCGCCGCATGCAGCTTTGGTAGAAAAGAAAAGCAAGCGTGGTGGTCGTAACAATAATGGCCGCATCACAGTGCGCCATCAAGGTGGTGGTCACAAACAGCATTACCGCATCGTTGATTTCAAGCGCAATAAAGATGGCATCGTGGCTTCGGTTGAGCGTTTAGAATACGATCCAAATCGCAGTGCAAATATTGCGTTGGTTTGCTATGCGGATGGCGAGCGCCGCTACATCGTTGCGCCTAAAGGCTTAAAAGTTGGTGATAAAGTTCAATCTGGATCTGCGTCTCCAATTGCAGTTGGTAATTCTCTGCCGTTGCGCAATATTCCTATTGGTTCCAATGTTCATTGCATCGAAATGAAGCCAGGCAAAGGTGCGCAGGTTGCGCGTTCTGCTGGCGCCTCTGCACAGCTGGTTGCTCGCGAAGGTGCTTACGCTACATTGCGCTTGCGTAGTGGTGAAATGCGCAAAATCTTGGCGGATTGCAAAGCAACGCTGGGAGAAGTTTCAAACAGTGAGCACAACTTGCGGTCATTGGGTAAGGCTGGTGCAAGCCGCTGGCGCGGTGTTCGTCCAACCGTTCGCGGCGTGGTAATGAACCCCGTTGATCACCCGCATGGTGGTGGTGAAGGTAGAACTTCTGGTGGTCGTCACCCTGTTTCTCCATGGGGTACACCAACTAAGGGTTATAAGACTCGTAAAAATAAGCGTACTGACGACTTAATTGTTCGTCGTCGTAACAAGAAGTAA
- the rpsS gene encoding 30S ribosomal protein S19 — protein MPRSLKKGPFIDLHLVKKVETALEKNDKRPIKTWSRRSMIMPEMVGLTIAVHNGRAHVPVFVTEEMVGHKLGEFSVTRTYKGHAADKKAKPGKK, from the coding sequence GTGCCGCGTTCATTAAAAAAAGGCCCGTTCATAGATTTGCATCTTGTTAAAAAGGTGGAGACGGCGCTGGAAAAGAATGACAAGCGTCCAATCAAAACATGGTCGCGTCGCTCCATGATTATGCCAGAAATGGTTGGTTTGACCATTGCGGTACACAACGGTCGTGCACATGTTCCGGTGTTTGTGACTGAGGAAATGGTTGGACACAAACTCGGAGAGTTTTCTGTTACGCGTACTTATAAAGGGCATGCGGCAGATAAAAAAGCCAAGCCCGGTAAAAAGTAA
- the rplV gene encoding 50S ribosomal protein L22, translated as MQEVSATLCGARGSAQKVRLVVDQIRGQHVEKALDILSFSNKKAAVLVKKVLESAIANAEHNQGLDVDELHVSTAFVDEGMVMKRIKPRAKGRADRILKRTCHITVKVAAK; from the coding sequence ATGCAAGAAGTTTCAGCAACATTGTGTGGCGCTCGTGGTTCTGCGCAGAAAGTGCGACTGGTGGTTGATCAAATTCGCGGTCAGCATGTCGAAAAAGCATTGGATATTTTGTCGTTCAGCAACAAAAAAGCGGCTGTATTGGTTAAAAAAGTCCTTGAGTCTGCAATTGCAAATGCAGAGCACAATCAAGGTCTTGATGTAGATGAGCTGCATGTGTCTACAGCATTTGTTGATGAAGGTATGGTGATGAAGCGCATCAAGCCTCGCGCCAAAGGGCGTGCGGATAGAATTCTGAAGCGCACATGTCACATCACTGTCAAAGTTGCCGCTAAATAA
- the rpsC gene encoding 30S ribosomal protein S3: MGQKVHPTGIRLGIIKKHTSVWYASSATYADKLLADIKARTFIQKKLASASVSRVDIERPSQSARVTIHSARPGIVIGKKGEDVEKLRGEVAQILGVPVHINIEEIRKPDIDAVLVAQGVAQQLERRVMFRRAMKRAVQNAMRQGALGIKIMVSGRLGGTDIARTEWYREGRVPLHTLRADIDYATAEALTTYGIIGVKVWIFKGEILDAVEQAEAVTGRKKSSNQG, translated from the coding sequence ATGGGTCAAAAAGTACATCCAACAGGCATTCGTCTAGGTATCATCAAAAAGCATACATCTGTTTGGTATGCTAGCAGTGCTACCTATGCGGACAAATTGTTGGCAGATATCAAAGCGCGTACTTTTATCCAAAAGAAATTGGCTAGTGCGTCAGTAAGTCGTGTTGATATAGAGCGTCCATCTCAATCGGCGCGCGTGACGATTCATTCTGCACGCCCTGGCATTGTAATTGGCAAGAAGGGTGAGGATGTTGAGAAGTTGCGCGGTGAAGTCGCTCAGATTTTGGGCGTGCCTGTGCATATCAACATTGAAGAAATTCGTAAACCGGACATCGATGCGGTTTTAGTGGCGCAAGGCGTGGCTCAACAGTTAGAGCGTCGCGTAATGTTTCGACGCGCTATGAAGCGTGCGGTTCAAAACGCAATGCGCCAAGGTGCATTAGGTATCAAGATTATGGTGTCTGGTCGCTTGGGTGGTACGGATATTGCTCGTACCGAGTGGTATCGTGAAGGTCGTGTTCCTTTGCATACCCTGCGTGCAGATATTGATTATGCGACGGCAGAAGCTTTGACAACCTACGGAATTATCGGCGTGAAGGTTTGGATCTTCAAAGGCGAGATTCTTGATGCTGTAGAGCAAGCTGAAGCAGTAACCGGCAGAAAGAAGTCATCTAATCAGGGGTAA
- the rplP gene encoding 50S ribosomal protein L16 gives MLQPKRTKFRKQFKGRNRGLAQRGSKVSFGEFGLKATMRGRITARQIEAARRALTRRLKRGGRVFIRIFPDKPITQKPLEVRQGKGKGSVEYWVAQIQPGKVLYEVEGVSEELAREALTLAAAKLPLTTTFVKRQIM, from the coding sequence ATGTTACAACCTAAGCGCACAAAATTTCGCAAGCAGTTCAAAGGGCGAAACCGCGGACTTGCTCAGCGTGGTAGTAAAGTTAGTTTTGGTGAATTTGGCCTGAAAGCAACCATGCGTGGTCGCATTACAGCCAGGCAAATTGAAGCTGCAAGAAGGGCGTTGACGCGTCGTTTAAAGCGTGGCGGTCGTGTGTTTATCAGAATTTTTCCTGATAAGCCGATTACGCAAAAGCCGCTTGAGGTGCGTCAAGGTAAAGGTAAGGGTAGTGTTGAATACTGGGTTGCCCAAATTCAACCAGGTAAGGTTTTGTACGAAGTAGAAGGCGTATCGGAAGAATTGGCGCGTGAGGCTTTGACGCTTGCCGCAGCTAAACTTCCTTTGACTACAACATTTGTTAAACGGCAGATCATGTAA
- the rpmC gene encoding 50S ribosomal protein L29, with product MKSADLRSKSTAELQVELDKQLKDQFKQKMQLSTGQLSQTHLLKTVRRRVAQIKTLLKEKAGE from the coding sequence ATGAAATCGGCAGATCTTCGCAGTAAATCCACTGCTGAATTGCAGGTTGAGTTGGATAAGCAACTCAAGGATCAGTTCAAGCAAAAAATGCAGCTAAGTACTGGACAGTTGTCGCAGACACATTTGCTTAAGACGGTAAGACGCCGTGTTGCGCAAATTAAAACGCTGTTGAAAGAAAAGGCTGGTGAATGA
- the rpsQ gene encoding 30S ribosomal protein S17, which translates to MTNKEQTARTKTGRVVSNKMDKTITVLIERRVKHELYGKYLVKSSKLKAHDENNECAIGDIVTVKETRPLSKAKTWTLVKVEEKATVV; encoded by the coding sequence ATGACGAACAAAGAGCAAACAGCTCGCACCAAAACGGGTCGCGTTGTCAGTAATAAAATGGATAAAACGATTACGGTGCTAATCGAGCGTCGCGTTAAGCATGAGCTGTACGGCAAATATTTGGTAAAATCGTCAAAATTAAAAGCGCATGATGAAAATAATGAATGTGCAATCGGCGATATCGTAACGGTAAAAGAGACTCGTCCTCTCTCCAAGGCTAAAACTTGGACATTGGTTAAGGTTGAGGAAAAAGCAACTGTCGTTTGA
- the rplX gene encoding 50S ribosomal protein L24 — translation MNKIKKDDQVLVTTGKDKGKRGSVQKVLDNGRVVVAGVNLLKKHTKPNPQLGVQGGIVEREASIDISNIAIYNPKTNKKDRVGFKDVDGKKVRIYKSSGEVIGA, via the coding sequence ATGAATAAGATTAAGAAAGATGATCAGGTGCTTGTAACTACGGGCAAAGATAAGGGTAAGCGTGGCTCCGTCCAAAAAGTGCTGGATAACGGTCGCGTAGTCGTGGCCGGTGTAAACCTTTTGAAAAAGCATACTAAGCCTAACCCTCAACTCGGTGTTCAAGGCGGAATTGTGGAGCGAGAAGCTTCTATTGATATTTCTAACATCGCAATCTACAACCCTAAAACTAACAAGAAAGACCGTGTTGGTTTCAAGGATGTGGATGGCAAAAAAGTGCGGATCTATAAGTCTAGCGGCGAAGTGATTGGCGCTTAA
- the rplE gene encoding 50S ribosomal protein L5, with translation MVRARLQQVYKSEILPKLKDELGVKSVMEVPKITKITVNMGVGEALADKKILENAVRDLEQITGQKAVITKARKSIAAFKVREGWPIGCKVTLRNDRMYEFLDRLITVAIPRIRDFRGISPKQFDGRGNFSMGVSEQIIFPEIDYDKIDALRGLDIAITTTAKTDEEGRALLKAFNFPFKA, from the coding sequence ATTGTAAGGGCCAGACTGCAACAGGTTTATAAAAGCGAAATATTGCCCAAGTTGAAAGATGAGTTGGGCGTAAAGAGCGTAATGGAAGTGCCAAAGATCACTAAAATTACCGTCAATATGGGTGTCGGTGAGGCGTTGGCCGATAAGAAAATTCTTGAAAACGCTGTGCGTGATCTCGAACAAATTACAGGCCAAAAAGCAGTTATTACCAAGGCAAGAAAGTCTATTGCTGCATTCAAAGTGCGTGAAGGCTGGCCTATTGGCTGTAAGGTAACTCTGCGCAATGATCGTATGTATGAGTTTCTAGATCGTTTAATTACAGTGGCGATTCCGCGTATTCGTGATTTTCGTGGCATTAGCCCTAAGCAATTTGATGGGCGCGGCAATTTCTCTATGGGTGTGTCCGAACAGATCATCTTTCCTGAGATTGATTACGATAAAATTGATGCATTGCGCGGTCTTGATATCGCAATAACGACAACGGCAAAAACGGACGAAGAAGGCAGAGCATTGCTCAAGGCTTTTAACTTCCCATTTAAAGCCTGA
- the rpsN gene encoding 30S ribosomal protein S14: MAKLSMIEREKKRAKTVAKYAEKRARLKAVIANPKVSDEERWEAQVQLQKLPRNANPVRMQTRCQLTGRPHAVYRKFGLSRIKLREHAMKGDVPGLVKASW, encoded by the coding sequence ATGGCAAAACTTTCGATGATTGAGCGTGAAAAAAAGCGCGCAAAAACAGTCGCAAAATATGCGGAAAAGCGTGCTCGTCTAAAGGCTGTGATAGCCAATCCTAAGGTTTCGGACGAAGAACGCTGGGAGGCTCAGGTGCAGCTACAAAAGTTGCCGCGTAATGCTAATCCTGTGCGTATGCAAACTAGATGTCAGCTGACTGGCCGTCCACACGCGGTGTACCGTAAGTTTGGCCTTTCTCGTATCAAGCTTAGAGAGCATGCTATGAAAGGTGATGTGCCTGGCTTGGTTAAGGCTAGCTGGTAA
- the rpsH gene encoding 30S ribosomal protein S8: protein MSMQDPLADMIARIKNAQLAQLATTSMPSSKIKVAVAEVLKSEGYIESLSVSAGSKPELTLVLKYYQGKPVIDGIKRISRPGLRNYRGKDELPTVANNLGVAIVSTSQGVMTDRAARKANIGGEILCTVF from the coding sequence ATGAGTATGCAAGACCCTTTGGCAGACATGATTGCAAGAATTAAGAATGCGCAGTTAGCGCAACTTGCAACAACCTCTATGCCTTCATCCAAAATCAAAGTTGCCGTTGCTGAAGTATTAAAATCAGAAGGTTACATTGAGAGCTTGTCGGTAAGTGCCGGAAGTAAACCGGAACTCACCCTGGTGCTGAAGTACTATCAGGGCAAACCAGTTATTGATGGCATTAAGCGTATAAGCCGCCCAGGTCTGCGTAACTATCGCGGTAAAGACGAGTTGCCAACAGTTGCCAATAACTTGGGTGTTGCCATCGTCTCTACCAGTCAGGGCGTGATGACAGATCGTGCTGCTCGCAAAGCCAATATCGGCGGCGAGATCTTGTGTACCGTATTCTAG
- the rplF gene encoding 50S ribosomal protein L6 — MSRVAKNPVILPAGVTITIAPTAISVKGGKGELSMSLSSAVEVSQDAGQVTFGARNGAREAWMMAGTTRALVANMVKGVSAGFERKLELVGVGYRAKANGDVLNLTLGYSHPIEYQLPAGITAETPSQTEIILKSIDKQLLGQVAAVIRSYREPEPYKGKGVRYSDEVVRRKEAKKK; from the coding sequence ATGTCCAGAGTTGCCAAGAATCCCGTTATATTGCCTGCAGGTGTGACCATTACCATCGCTCCTACGGCAATTAGCGTAAAAGGTGGAAAAGGTGAGCTTTCCATGTCATTGAGTTCTGCGGTGGAAGTTTCGCAGGATGCAGGTCAAGTTACATTTGGCGCGCGTAATGGTGCCCGTGAAGCTTGGATGATGGCGGGTACAACGCGCGCGCTGGTTGCCAATATGGTAAAAGGGGTAAGCGCGGGTTTTGAGCGCAAGCTTGAGTTGGTTGGCGTCGGTTATCGCGCAAAAGCAAACGGTGATGTGTTGAATTTGACACTGGGTTACTCACATCCGATTGAGTATCAGTTGCCGGCAGGTATAACTGCTGAAACACCTAGTCAGACAGAAATTATTTTGAAAAGTATCGATAAGCAATTGCTAGGGCAGGTGGCTGCTGTAATTCGTTCTTATCGTGAGCCAGAGCCTTATAAGGGTAAAGGTGTTCGTTATTCAGATGAAGTTGTTCGCCGTAAAGAAGCGAAGAAAAAGTAA
- the rplR gene encoding 50S ribosomal protein L18 gives MNSKKAGRLRRAKSTRMKIREQGAYRLSVHRTPKHIYAQVTSPDGAKVMAQASTLESALSSGATGNAKAAESVGALVAERAKAAGVVKVAFDRSGFKYHGRVKALADAARSAGLEF, from the coding sequence ATGAATTCTAAAAAAGCAGGACGTTTGCGTAGAGCAAAATCAACACGAATGAAAATTCGTGAGCAGGGCGCTTACCGTTTGAGCGTGCATCGTACGCCTAAGCATATTTATGCTCAGGTCACCTCGCCAGATGGTGCAAAAGTTATGGCGCAGGCTTCTACGCTGGAATCCGCTCTCTCCTCTGGTGCAACGGGTAATGCTAAGGCTGCTGAGAGTGTTGGCGCACTGGTTGCTGAAAGGGCCAAAGCGGCAGGCGTTGTAAAAGTTGCATTTGATCGTAGCGGATTTAAATACCATGGTCGCGTTAAAGCATTGGCAGATGCAGCGCGTTCAGCTGGCCTCGAGTTCTAA